In a genomic window of Ignavibacteria bacterium:
- a CDS encoding efflux RND transporter periplasmic adaptor subunit has product MIRWTVGIALLIGITVLTGCHKEEAGPPPPMPVKVATVEVRDVPIYNEWVGQTRGGEEVEIRARVEGYLDRVVYKEGTFVKRGQVMYIIDPLQYSANVSVARGELAESEANLARSQQDVVRYKPLVEQNAISRQEYETAVQLEKASLASVQARKGSVQKAQLELGYCSVTSPIDGLAGKTQVEAGDLVSRMHGNLLTTVSKLDPIKVQFSISELEWINFVKSRASRKASGDTGQIEFQMILADKIAHPYPGRAVVIDNAVDPETGTILIEALFPNPDGEVRPGQFAKVRAVVERRPGAVVVPQRAISELQGAYRVAVVGSDNVVKMRPVVVRNRVGGAYVIEAGLKAGERIVIEGLQKVRDGVKVAPQQVTVPIDSLLNRP; this is encoded by the coding sequence ATGATTCGGTGGACCGTTGGCATTGCGCTGTTGATCGGTATAACTGTTCTTACAGGATGCCACAAGGAAGAAGCTGGTCCGCCCCCTCCCATGCCCGTGAAAGTGGCTACAGTGGAAGTGCGAGACGTACCCATCTACAATGAATGGGTGGGGCAGACGCGTGGTGGGGAAGAAGTGGAGATCCGCGCGCGGGTTGAGGGATACCTCGATCGTGTTGTTTACAAGGAAGGCACGTTTGTCAAGCGCGGTCAGGTCATGTATATCATCGACCCGTTGCAGTATTCAGCAAATGTCAGTGTTGCACGAGGCGAACTCGCTGAATCTGAAGCCAATCTTGCGAGATCTCAACAGGATGTGGTCCGGTACAAGCCTCTCGTAGAACAGAACGCCATCTCCCGTCAAGAGTACGAAACAGCTGTCCAACTCGAGAAGGCCAGCCTTGCCTCGGTCCAAGCCCGCAAGGGCAGTGTGCAAAAGGCACAACTTGAACTGGGCTATTGCAGTGTGACGTCTCCGATCGATGGTCTTGCCGGGAAGACGCAGGTTGAGGCAGGTGACCTTGTCTCCCGGATGCACGGCAACCTTCTCACAACGGTGTCCAAGCTCGATCCTATCAAGGTGCAATTCAGCATCTCCGAACTTGAGTGGATCAACTTTGTGAAGTCGAGAGCATCTCGCAAGGCATCGGGCGATACAGGGCAGATCGAATTTCAAATGATCCTTGCCGACAAGATCGCCCATCCGTATCCCGGACGTGCCGTGGTGATCGACAATGCCGTTGATCCTGAGACAGGTACCATTCTCATCGAAGCACTCTTCCCGAATCCCGATGGTGAAGTTCGTCCCGGACAGTTCGCCAAGGTTCGTGCCGTAGTGGAACGCAGGCCCGGTGCCGTGGTCGTTCCACAACGAGCCATTTCTGAATTGCAAGGGGCTTATCGGGTAGCAGTTGTTGGATCGGACAATGTTGTGAAGATGCGCCCCGTTGTTGTTCGAAACCGCGTTGGTGGTGCCTACGTTATTGAAGCCGGACTCAAGGCCGGCGAACGTATCGTTATTGAAGGACTCCAAAAGGTCCGTGATGGTGTGAAGGTAGCCCCGCAGCAGGTAACGGTTCCGATCGATAGTCTCCTTAACCGTCCATAA
- the aspA gene encoding aspartate ammonia-lyase → MRTEHDFLGERQLPDNAYYGVQTLRGSENFHITGIPISHATSFIAAFGYVKKAAALANKDLGVVEPEIADAICKACDAIIAGELHDQFIVDVIQGGAGTSTNMNANEVIANKALEILGRPKGDYDVVHPNNHVNFSQSTNDAYPTAFRLSLYIEIGKLIEELGRLQESFAKKGREFKDVIKMGRTQLQDAVPMTLGQEFESFSVNIGEDLRRLEEARALITEVNLGATAIGTSINAPEGYPALSVKYLAEVSGVPVILSHNLIEATWDNGAYVQVSGVLKRVAVKLSKICNDLRLLSSGPRCGFNEINLPRLQPGSSIMPGKVNPVIPEVVNQVCFLVIGNDVTVTFAAEAGQLQLNVMEPVLAYCLFQSIETLTNACSTLRERCIDGITANAEHARSMVMNSIGIVTALNPILGYEVSAAIAKEAYETGGSVIDIVRAKGLLDDAKIDEIFSLENLMHPKFIR, encoded by the coding sequence ATGCGTACGGAACATGATTTTCTCGGTGAACGCCAACTGCCGGATAATGCCTACTACGGTGTTCAAACACTTCGTGGAAGTGAGAACTTCCACATCACCGGTATCCCGATCAGTCACGCAACGTCCTTCATCGCCGCCTTTGGCTATGTGAAGAAGGCAGCTGCCCTTGCCAACAAGGACCTCGGAGTTGTTGAGCCCGAGATCGCCGATGCGATCTGCAAGGCCTGTGATGCGATCATTGCCGGTGAGCTGCACGATCAGTTTATTGTTGATGTGATCCAAGGCGGAGCGGGCACATCAACGAACATGAATGCGAACGAGGTGATCGCCAATAAGGCGCTTGAGATCCTTGGCAGACCAAAGGGCGACTATGATGTGGTGCACCCAAATAATCACGTCAACTTCTCACAGAGCACCAACGATGCCTATCCAACGGCATTTCGGTTGAGTCTGTATATAGAGATCGGCAAGCTCATTGAAGAGCTGGGCCGACTCCAAGAGTCGTTTGCGAAAAAGGGAAGAGAGTTCAAGGACGTGATCAAGATGGGTCGCACACAGTTGCAAGACGCTGTCCCGATGACGCTTGGTCAAGAGTTTGAATCGTTCTCTGTGAATATCGGCGAAGATCTCCGCAGACTCGAAGAAGCCCGTGCGCTGATCACCGAGGTTAACCTCGGAGCAACAGCCATCGGCACAAGCATCAACGCTCCGGAAGGGTATCCTGCGCTATCGGTGAAATACCTTGCCGAAGTCTCTGGTGTACCTGTTATTCTCTCACACAATCTCATTGAAGCAACGTGGGACAACGGGGCATACGTGCAGGTGAGCGGCGTGCTCAAGCGTGTTGCTGTGAAGCTTTCCAAGATCTGTAATGACCTGCGATTGTTGTCGTCCGGACCGCGGTGCGGGTTCAATGAGATCAATCTTCCCCGACTCCAACCAGGCTCGAGCATCATGCCCGGCAAGGTCAATCCGGTGATCCCCGAGGTGGTGAATCAGGTCTGCTTCCTCGTGATCGGCAATGATGTTACCGTGACCTTTGCCGCCGAGGCCGGTCAGCTCCAGCTCAACGTGATGGAACCCGTGCTGGCCTATTGCCTGTTCCAGTCCATCGAAACGCTAACAAACGCCTGCAGTACTCTGCGGGAGCGTTGTATTGACGGTATCACAGCAAATGCCGAGCATGCCCGTAGCATGGTGATGAACTCCATCGGCATCGTTACGGCTCTCAATCCGATCCTTGGATATGAGGTGAGTGCCGCAATAGCCAAGGAAGCATATGAGACCGGCGGGTCCGTGATCGACATTGTCCGTGCAAAGGGGCTCCTAGACGATGCGAAGATCGATGAGATCTTCTCACTCGAGAACCTCATGCATCCAAAGTTCATTCGTTAA
- a CDS encoding MBL fold metallo-hydrolase — protein sequence MITITPYGAAGEVTGSAYLVETESSTILVDFGMFQGDKDDDARNVIPGRIHRMDIASVVLTHGHLDHCGRLPLLVREGYRGPIFCTEATRDLSEIIMADAAHIQESDFERRKRRAERKGHKVNRNDEPLYDADDVEQCVSQMVDVFYDQPVEVAPGITAVYHDAGHMLGSASVELRIKDQGTEKIVVFSGDVGPPNLPYLRDPEPPLKADVLVMESTYGDRNHKSLSDTLEEFERIIIEAVEQKGKIFIPSFAIGRAQQILFHLSDLIRKKRIPALPIYLDSPMAIKASAVYRKHEELFDTEATKITDDGTLYHNLRSLRTCVTADESKAINDEHGPFIVIAGSGMVTAGRIMHHLNNNINDPKSHFVISGYQGRGTLGRRLVDGADHIMIMGEYKEVRAKIHTLGGFSAHAGQVDLVKWYEAVARGGKPTLFLTHGEDDARTVLRNTLIELFDAPAYMPVYSEHLEV from the coding sequence ATGATTACAATCACACCATATGGCGCGGCGGGTGAGGTCACCGGCTCTGCCTATCTCGTAGAGACCGAGAGTTCGACGATTTTGGTCGACTTTGGAATGTTCCAGGGGGATAAGGACGATGATGCGAGGAATGTGATCCCGGGTCGGATCCACCGCATGGATATCGCCTCGGTGGTGCTTACCCATGGTCACCTGGATCATTGCGGACGACTGCCGCTGCTGGTTCGCGAGGGCTACCGTGGACCGATCTTCTGCACGGAAGCAACACGGGATCTCTCGGAGATCATCATGGCCGATGCGGCGCACATCCAAGAGTCGGACTTTGAACGACGCAAACGTAGAGCAGAACGCAAGGGGCATAAGGTCAACCGCAATGATGAGCCCCTTTACGATGCTGATGACGTAGAGCAGTGCGTGTCTCAGATGGTTGATGTGTTCTATGATCAACCGGTTGAAGTAGCTCCGGGCATCACAGCGGTTTACCACGATGCCGGACATATGCTTGGTTCAGCAAGTGTAGAACTGCGTATCAAGGATCAAGGGACTGAAAAGATCGTGGTGTTCTCGGGAGACGTTGGTCCTCCAAACCTGCCGTACCTACGCGATCCGGAGCCCCCTCTCAAGGCCGATGTGCTGGTGATGGAGTCCACCTACGGTGACCGTAATCACAAGTCACTCAGCGATACTCTCGAAGAGTTTGAACGCATCATCATTGAAGCGGTTGAGCAAAAGGGAAAGATCTTCATTCCGTCGTTTGCCATCGGACGTGCACAGCAGATCCTCTTCCATCTGTCTGATCTCATTCGAAAGAAACGTATCCCTGCGCTTCCGATCTACCTTGATAGTCCAATGGCAATCAAGGCAAGTGCTGTCTACCGCAAACACGAAGAACTCTTTGATACTGAAGCAACGAAGATCACGGACGATGGTACACTCTACCACAATCTTCGTTCCCTGCGTACCTGTGTAACAGCCGATGAGTCAAAGGCCATCAATGATGAGCATGGACCGTTCATCGTGATCGCCGGCTCGGGCATGGTAACGGCCGGACGGATCATGCACCACCTCAACAACAATATCAATGATCCGAAAAGCCACTTCGTTATCTCCGGATATCAGGGAAGGGGCACCTTGGGTCGTAGACTTGTTGACGGTGCAGACCACATCATGATCATGGGCGAGTACAAAGAGGTGCGCGCCAAGATCCATACACTCGGCGGCTTCAGTGCCCATGCCGGACAAGTAGATCTGGTGAAGTGGTACGAAGCTGTTGCACGCGGCGGAAAGCCTACGTTGTTCCTAACCCACGGCGAAGATGATGCAAGAACCGTGCTTCGCAATACGCTCATCGAGTTGTTCGATGCCCCTGCCTATATGCCCGTCTATTCTGAACACCTGGAGGTTTGA
- a CDS encoding GIY-YIG nuclease family protein — MATNCVYIMTNKRRTVFYTGVTSHIGNRRLEHLHEDDSHFCGKYRVTDVVYIEWFDNILDAIAREKKIKGFRREKKLALIHAVNPELHTLLPPYFILSTPEERSDEGLLIRATPASSRAKRGTSSSRAKRGTSSSRGAK; from the coding sequence ATGGCAACAAATTGTGTATACATCATGACAAACAAACGACGCACGGTGTTCTACACAGGCGTAACGAGTCACATAGGCAATCGTCGGCTTGAGCACTTGCATGAAGACGACTCGCACTTCTGTGGCAAGTATCGTGTTACTGATGTAGTGTACATCGAGTGGTTTGACAACATCCTAGACGCGATCGCACGAGAAAAGAAGATCAAGGGATTTCGACGCGAGAAGAAGCTAGCATTGATACATGCAGTCAACCCAGAACTGCACACACTTCTTCCTCCTTACTTCATACTCTCAACTCCTGAGGAGCGAAGCGACGAAGGCCTTCTTATAAGAGCGACGCCAGCGTCATCCCGAGCGAAGCGAGGGACCTCGTCATCCCGAGCGAAGCGAGGGACCTCGTCATCCCGAGGAGCAAAGTGA
- a CDS encoding ABC transporter ATP-binding protein — MQQESSETKKVDYRLLRRLIGFLKPYKPHIGGAVVLTLVSSALGPLRPYLTRIAVDDHIVKGDFPGLLMFVGIIVGLLFLQGALQYGLSLLMTWVGQRVLLDIRNTLFRHVERLALRFYDTTPVGRIVTRVTSDVEVLNELFSSGVVLMISDVMVIVWILYFMWSTSPQLTMMTIIILPFLLIASFIFRGKVRKVYNLIRRQVARMNSFMNEFVTGIGVVQLFRQEERMERQFAEINKEHRELQDRSVFYHATFFPVVEFLSAVALSIIVWYAAGNILSGAMTIGMLIAFTQFTEMFFRPVRDLTEKYNTLQSSVVASERIFSLLDTDMTVPDAPNAAPFTELEGAIEFRDVHFSYDGTTPVLKGVSFTVNKGETVALVGATGAGKSSIINLLSRFYEFQGGDILVDGKSIRDVRQHDLRARIAVVLQDVFLFSRSVEENITLGREEITLDDVVNAAVSLGADPFIRRLPNGYQTNVRERGAVLSVGQKQLISFCRAMVTDPDILILDEATSNIDTETEQLIERSITTMLQGRTSIVIAHRLSTIQRADRIVVLHHGEVAEVGTHQELLAHGGLYAKLHALQFA; from the coding sequence GTGCAACAAGAATCGTCGGAAACAAAGAAGGTTGATTACCGCTTACTGAGGCGGTTGATCGGATTCCTCAAGCCCTATAAGCCCCATATCGGAGGGGCTGTTGTGTTGACGTTGGTGTCCTCGGCGCTTGGTCCGTTGCGACCATACCTAACGCGCATCGCAGTTGACGACCACATCGTTAAAGGGGATTTCCCCGGACTGTTGATGTTCGTTGGCATCATCGTGGGGTTGTTGTTCTTGCAGGGGGCTTTGCAGTACGGCCTATCGCTCTTGATGACGTGGGTTGGACAGCGTGTGTTGCTGGATATCCGCAACACGTTGTTCAGACACGTAGAACGTTTGGCATTGCGGTTCTACGATACCACACCGGTTGGACGTATCGTTACCCGTGTAACGAGTGATGTTGAAGTGCTCAACGAGCTCTTTTCGTCGGGCGTGGTGCTGATGATCTCGGATGTGATGGTCATCGTGTGGATCCTCTATTTCATGTGGAGCACATCGCCACAGTTGACGATGATGACGATCATCATTCTGCCGTTCTTGCTCATTGCGTCATTCATCTTCAGGGGAAAGGTGCGCAAGGTCTACAATCTGATCCGACGTCAGGTAGCGCGCATGAACTCCTTTATGAACGAGTTCGTAACAGGCATCGGAGTGGTGCAACTCTTCCGACAAGAAGAGCGCATGGAACGTCAGTTCGCCGAGATCAACAAAGAACACCGCGAACTTCAGGACCGTTCAGTCTTCTATCACGCCACGTTCTTCCCGGTTGTGGAGTTCCTCAGTGCCGTTGCACTCTCGATCATCGTCTGGTATGCAGCAGGCAATATCCTGTCCGGCGCGATGACCATCGGGATGCTCATTGCCTTTACGCAGTTCACGGAAATGTTCTTCCGTCCGGTGCGCGACCTCACAGAAAAGTACAACACCCTTCAGTCGAGCGTTGTTGCCTCGGAGCGCATCTTCTCCTTGCTCGATACCGACATGACCGTGCCTGATGCGCCCAATGCCGCCCCCTTCACCGAGCTTGAAGGTGCTATTGAATTCCGTGACGTTCACTTCAGCTACGACGGCACAACGCCGGTCCTCAAGGGAGTATCGTTCACTGTCAACAAGGGCGAGACCGTTGCACTCGTTGGAGCCACCGGAGCCGGGAAGAGTTCGATCATCAATCTCCTCAGCAGGTTCTATGAGTTTCAAGGGGGCGATATTCTCGTGGATGGCAAGAGCATCCGCGATGTTCGCCAACACGATCTGCGTGCACGCATCGCCGTGGTCTTACAAGATGTGTTCTTGTTCTCACGATCAGTAGAGGAGAACATCACCTTGGGACGCGAAGAGATCACACTCGACGATGTGGTGAACGCCGCCGTATCGCTCGGTGCGGACCCGTTCATACGAAGACTTCCAAACGGCTATCAGACCAATGTGCGAGAGCGTGGCGCTGTACTCAGTGTCGGACAAAAGCAGCTCATCTCGTTCTGCCGAGCAATGGTCACCGATCCTGATATCCTCATTCTCGACGAAGCCACCTCGAACATCGATACAGAGACCGAGCAACTCATCGAACGCTCGATAACCACGATGTTGCAGGGTCGCACATCTATTGTTATCGCGCACCGACTCTCAACGATCCAACGCGCCGACCGCATTGTTGTCTTGCATCATGGTGAAGTGGCAGAAGTAGGCACGCACCAAGAGCTGCTCGCTCATGGCGGTCTTTATGCAAAGCTGCATGCGCTGCAGTTTGCGTGA
- a CDS encoding acetyl-CoA carboxylase carboxyltransferase subunit alpha, producing MASTATLEFEKPIVELEKKIEEMKALTDTLDIQPQISDLEQQIETLRSDIYRNLTRWQRVQIARHPDRPYTLDYISHCFNDFVELHGDRAYKDDPAIVGGLATLNGRHVMVIGHQKGRDTKSNLYRNFGMPNPEGYRKAYRLFQQAEKFGLPVICFLDTPGAFPGLEAEERGQAEAIARNLLLMSQLKTPIIIMVIGEGASGGALGIGIGNRILMLENAWYSVIAPESCSSILWRSWDYKEQAAEALRLGATDLIQVKVIDRIVPEPIGGAHRDPETMFQTVIDTLTEELDALSSKSKQSLVNERRQKFYEMGVWTE from the coding sequence GTGGCTAGTACCGCTACTCTCGAATTTGAAAAGCCGATCGTTGAACTCGAGAAAAAGATCGAGGAGATGAAGGCTCTCACGGATACGCTGGATATTCAGCCTCAGATCAGCGATCTCGAACAGCAGATCGAGACCCTCCGCTCAGACATCTACCGAAACCTCACACGTTGGCAGCGTGTGCAGATCGCACGCCATCCGGACCGTCCGTATACGCTTGATTACATCTCCCATTGCTTCAATGACTTCGTGGAGTTGCATGGAGACAGGGCGTACAAGGATGATCCGGCCATTGTTGGCGGACTTGCCACGCTCAACGGCCGTCACGTTATGGTGATCGGTCACCAAAAGGGGAGAGACACAAAGTCCAACCTCTACCGCAACTTCGGCATGCCCAATCCCGAAGGATACCGCAAGGCCTACCGTCTGTTCCAACAGGCAGAGAAGTTCGGACTTCCCGTGATCTGCTTCCTTGATACACCAGGCGCATTCCCCGGACTCGAGGCTGAAGAGCGCGGTCAGGCAGAAGCCATCGCCCGCAACCTTCTCTTGATGTCGCAACTCAAGACCCCGATCATCATCATGGTGATCGGAGAAGGAGCTTCAGGAGGCGCACTTGGAATCGGTATCGGCAATCGCATCCTCATGCTCGAAAATGCATGGTATTCCGTGATCGCTCCGGAGAGTTGCTCATCCATTCTCTGGCGGTCGTGGGATTACAAGGAACAAGCTGCTGAAGCACTGCGCCTTGGTGCAACGGATCTCATCCAGGTAAAGGTCATCGACCGCATCGTCCCGGAACCCATCGGCGGCGCCCATCGAGACCCAGAAACCATGTTCCAAACCGTTATCGACACCCTCACCGAAGAACTCGACGCTCTGTCATCAAAATCCAAGCAATCGCTTGTGAACGAGCGTCGCCAGAAGTTCTATGAGATGGGCGTTTGGACGGAGTGA
- a CDS encoding glycosyltransferase, whose protein sequence is MKPDISVLIVNYNVKDYLLQCLRSLQAVLPGVTKEVIVVDNNSQDNSVADLQPLFPDVTWIALPENIGFGKANNRGLEECNGRYVLFLNPDTIVGHDTLNVMVRYMDNEPSAGIAGCKVLNPDGSFQVACRRGLPTPWASFCKLFGLQSLFPASPLFARYNLTYKPIDATYEVDALIGAFMVVRTDLVKQQGGFDPAFFMYGEDIDLCYRIQKSGSKVMYVHTTSIVHYKGESTKRSSINEVRVFYDAMEIFARKHFGGSRVFLALLRLGIVLRALMARAMRKRVEVVTWVLDMISINVALLAATAVRFDGPFGFPSYAYPIVQIVVSLSATLSLMAVGEYVEYRPTVRRSIVGLLVTFFFLSSLTYFFKEYAFSRGVVLMTIGFSAVLFSLTRGLIAFMDSSRGPRTRRILLVGLNEHTMRIAEELQRAEHRHAEIVGVVATSPFTVDHYAGIPVVGDIGYLTRILEVTNAQEVVLTDPDVSRETAMELMIASSAFRARFHMAAEYDDIVTARIINDVAGVEPTVAIPPLMRFRNRVAKRTLDIVVSALVLTLGLPVLILRRTDNDFGNWLEVLSGKRSVVGLFSDGKHRTSGKEGITGLVKVSDPRKLSKQTIEHLNDYYVDSYSIALDVEIFLKHLLRRNRG, encoded by the coding sequence GTGAAGCCGGACATCTCCGTCCTCATCGTTAACTACAATGTGAAGGACTATCTCCTTCAGTGTTTGAGATCGTTACAGGCGGTATTGCCCGGCGTAACGAAGGAAGTGATCGTTGTCGATAACAACTCGCAAGACAATTCCGTTGCCGATCTCCAGCCGCTCTTTCCCGATGTAACGTGGATAGCGCTTCCGGAGAACATTGGCTTTGGAAAGGCCAACAACCGCGGACTCGAAGAATGCAACGGACGGTATGTGCTCTTCCTGAATCCCGATACCATCGTTGGTCATGATACGCTGAACGTCATGGTCCGCTACATGGACAACGAGCCCTCGGCGGGTATCGCAGGGTGTAAGGTACTCAACCCCGACGGATCGTTCCAGGTAGCATGCAGGAGGGGGCTTCCCACGCCGTGGGCATCGTTCTGCAAACTCTTTGGTCTACAATCGTTGTTTCCTGCATCGCCCCTTTTTGCACGGTATAATCTCACCTACAAACCCATTGATGCCACGTATGAAGTGGATGCACTCATCGGTGCCTTCATGGTTGTACGAACCGACCTCGTGAAGCAGCAGGGGGGATTCGATCCCGCGTTCTTCATGTATGGCGAAGACATCGATCTCTGTTATCGCATTCAGAAATCTGGGTCGAAGGTGATGTACGTGCACACAACCAGCATCGTGCACTACAAAGGTGAAAGCACCAAGCGCAGTTCCATCAACGAAGTGCGTGTCTTCTACGATGCGATGGAGATCTTTGCACGCAAGCACTTTGGGGGCTCGCGAGTCTTCTTGGCGTTGTTGCGACTCGGCATTGTTCTGCGTGCGCTGATGGCGCGTGCCATGCGCAAGCGTGTGGAGGTGGTAACGTGGGTGCTCGACATGATCAGCATCAACGTTGCACTTCTGGCCGCCACGGCTGTTCGATTTGACGGACCGTTTGGGTTTCCGTCCTATGCCTATCCCATCGTCCAGATCGTTGTTTCGCTTTCTGCAACGCTGTCACTCATGGCCGTTGGCGAATACGTAGAGTACCGTCCAACCGTTCGCAGGAGCATCGTTGGACTGCTCGTAACGTTCTTCTTTCTTTCTTCGCTCACGTACTTCTTTAAAGAGTACGCCTTCAGTAGGGGCGTGGTCCTCATGACCATCGGCTTCAGCGCTGTGTTGTTCTCGCTCACGCGGGGATTGATCGCCTTCATGGACTCATCGCGAGGTCCGCGTACACGCCGGATCTTGCTTGTAGGCCTGAATGAACACACCATGCGTATCGCCGAGGAGCTGCAGCGCGCCGAGCACCGTCACGCAGAGATCGTTGGCGTGGTTGCAACAAGCCCCTTTACCGTAGATCATTATGCCGGAATCCCTGTGGTTGGAGACATCGGGTACCTCACGCGTATTCTTGAGGTGACGAATGCCCAGGAAGTGGTGCTCACAGACCCAGATGTGAGCCGGGAGACCGCCATGGAATTGATGATCGCCTCATCTGCGTTCAGGGCACGGTTCCATATGGCAGCAGAATACGATGATATCGTTACGGCGCGGATCATCAATGACGTAGCCGGCGTTGAGCCAACGGTTGCGATCCCGCCGTTGATGCGTTTTAGGAACAGAGTTGCAAAGAGAACCCTTGACATTGTCGTTTCTGCCCTTGTTTTGACGCTGGGGCTGCCTGTTCTAATTTTGCGACGCACGGACAATGACTTTGGCAACTGGCTTGAGGTCCTGTCCGGCAAACGGAGTGTTGTTGGTCTCTTCTCGGACGGGAAACACAGAACGTCCGGAAAGGAAGGCATCACGGGACTTGTGAAGGTGAGTGACCCGCGGAAACTTTCGAAGCAGACCATTGAACACCTCAACGACTACTACGTTGACTCGTACTCCATCGCCCTTGACGTGGAGATCTTTCTGAAACACCTCTTACGGCGCAACCGTGGCTAG
- a CDS encoding polyprenol monophosphomannose synthase, giving the protein MKSIVCIPTYNESDNIIRMIDAVHSVVPETHILVIDDGSPDGTAKLVRERMLTDLRVHIVERTGKLGLGTAYCAGFAKALDLGYDIIMQMDADFSHDPKDLLRFLDAIKVHDLVIGSRYVQGVNVINWPMSRLLLSWFANIYTRVITGMPIADATGGFKCFRAEVLRKIDLGKIKSNGYAFQIEMNYKAWRLKARMFELPIIFTDRVSGVSKMSKNIVYEAAFLVWKLKLATIFSFGKR; this is encoded by the coding sequence GTGAAAAGTATCGTCTGCATACCTACCTACAACGAAAGCGACAACATCATTCGCATGATCGATGCTGTGCACAGCGTTGTACCTGAAACACACATCCTTGTGATCGATGATGGTTCGCCCGATGGCACAGCCAAACTCGTCCGCGAGCGGATGCTCACAGACCTACGTGTCCACATCGTTGAACGAACGGGCAAACTTGGTCTCGGTACTGCCTACTGCGCCGGGTTTGCCAAGGCCCTCGACTTGGGGTACGACATCATCATGCAGATGGATGCCGACTTCTCGCACGACCCTAAGGACCTACTACGATTCCTTGATGCGATCAAGGTCCATGATCTGGTCATTGGATCCCGCTATGTACAGGGTGTGAACGTCATCAACTGGCCTATGAGCAGGTTGCTCCTGAGTTGGTTCGCCAACATCTATACGCGTGTGATCACCGGCATGCCCATCGCCGATGCCACAGGGGGCTTCAAGTGTTTCCGTGCAGAGGTGCTTCGTAAGATCGACCTCGGGAAGATCAAGTCAAACGGCTATGCTTTCCAGATAGAAATGAACTACAAGGCGTGGAGACTCAAGGCTCGGATGTTCGAACTACCGATCATCTTCACCGACCGTGTCAGTGGCGTTTCAAAGATGTCGAAGAACATCGTGTATGAAGCTGCTTTCCTCGTCTGGAAACTCAAACTCGCAACCATCTTCTCCTTTGGGAAGCGGTAA